The proteins below are encoded in one region of Brassica napus cultivar Da-Ae chromosome A6, Da-Ae, whole genome shotgun sequence:
- the LOC106410438 gene encoding uncharacterized protein LOC106410438 isoform X2 produces MKSVSTINWAICKAIDLLEMLKREEEMLSAIKEKQLKGLLMIAHRKLNLAHIFFECSTWMTNVFLQDDGCLSMENMLR; encoded by the exons GTGTCTCCACGATTAATTGGGCCATTTGTAAG GCTATTGATCTGTTGGAAATGCTAAAGAGAGAAGAGGAAATGCTTTCTGCAATCAAGGAAAAACAGTTGAAG GGGCTCTTGATGATCGCACATAGAAAGCTGAATCTGGCGCACATATTTTTCGAATGTTCAACATGGATGACCAATGTTTTTCTTCAAGAT GATGGATGTTTGAGTATGGAGAATATGTTGCGATGA
- the LOC106410438 gene encoding uncharacterized protein LOC106410438 isoform X1 encodes MKSVSTINWAICKAIDLLEMLKREEEMLSAIKEKQLKGLLMIAHRKLNLAHIFFECSTWMTNVFLQDVIKEINKDNLKICLLTCISLMFVFSSCYGYPKCRMDV; translated from the exons GTGTCTCCACGATTAATTGGGCCATTTGTAAG GCTATTGATCTGTTGGAAATGCTAAAGAGAGAAGAGGAAATGCTTTCTGCAATCAAGGAAAAACAGTTGAAG GGGCTCTTGATGATCGCACATAGAAAGCTGAATCTGGCGCACATATTTTTCGAATGTTCAACATGGATGACCAATGTTTTTCTTCAAGATGTAATCAAAGAAATCAATAAAGACAATTTAAAGATTTGCCTCTTGACATGTATTTCACTGATGTTTGTCTTTTCGAGCTGTTATGGTTACCCAAAATGCAGGATGGATGTTTGA